From the Sphingomonas aliaeris genome, one window contains:
- a CDS encoding methyl-accepting chemotaxis protein, with protein MNDSFRDGPLWSAIDQSQMIIEFQPDGVIVSANRKFLNAMGYHLHDVVGRHHCIFCDPAYAASADYAAFWRKLARGEHDAGEYVRMGRGGRIVRLQATYTPILDGAGNVVRVVKFASDVGDRVKLADEVAKRLKESQRYQAEADTRRVVMEALVSQLADVVESIAGIAVQTNLLALNATIEAARAGDAGRGFAVVASEVKKLASDTQLATAKARRMIAG; from the coding sequence GTGAACGACAGCTTCCGTGATGGTCCGTTGTGGAGCGCGATCGACCAATCGCAAATGATCATCGAATTCCAGCCCGATGGCGTCATCGTCTCGGCGAACCGCAAATTCCTCAATGCGATGGGGTATCACCTTCACGACGTCGTCGGGCGGCATCACTGCATATTCTGCGATCCGGCCTATGCCGCATCGGCCGATTATGCCGCATTCTGGCGCAAGCTGGCGCGTGGCGAACATGATGCCGGGGAATATGTCCGGATGGGCCGGGGCGGTCGCATCGTGCGCCTGCAAGCGACCTACACGCCCATTCTCGATGGCGCGGGCAACGTGGTGCGCGTCGTGAAGTTCGCCAGCGACGTGGGCGACCGCGTCAAGCTGGCGGATGAGGTCGCGAAGCGGCTTAAGGAAAGCCAGCGCTATCAGGCAGAAGCCGATACGCGACGAGTGGTGATGGAAGCCCTCGTCTCGCAGTTGGCGGACGTGGTCGAATCGATTGCAGGTATAGCGGTTCAGACGAACCTGTTGGCGCTGAACGCGACGATCGAGGCTGCGCGGGCGGGCGATGCCGGCCGGGGCTTCGCGGTGGTCGCGAGCGAGGTGAAGAAGCTGGCGTCCGACACGCAGCTTGCCACGGCCAAGGCACGGCGGATGATTGCGGGGTAG
- a CDS encoding SDR family NAD(P)-dependent oxidoreductase, whose translation MARFTDKSIIVTGAGSGIGRAASLLFAAEGGRVLCADISDAAEETAAMITDAGGTARHIKIDAGKEEDVIRAVALACEAHGGLDVMFANAGISGGMANIFDTDVALITEVLRVNLIGPYLAIKHAAPKIAERGGGAIVLTASVAGIRSGAGSPAYSASKAGVINLAMVSAQQLAGSNVRVNAICPGLTETGMTKPTFDYARDAGKMDKVGRLNPLRRGAQPEELANVAAFLASDEASYVNGQAIAVDGGLSSSHPVTRQEYGKTAV comes from the coding sequence ATGGCGCGTTTCACGGACAAGTCGATCATCGTCACGGGCGCTGGATCGGGGATCGGGCGCGCTGCATCGCTGCTGTTCGCGGCCGAAGGCGGGCGCGTGCTGTGCGCCGACATATCTGACGCCGCCGAAGAAACCGCGGCGATGATTACCGATGCCGGCGGCACGGCGCGGCACATCAAGATCGACGCCGGCAAGGAGGAAGACGTGATCCGCGCCGTCGCGCTCGCCTGCGAAGCGCATGGCGGGCTGGACGTGATGTTCGCCAATGCCGGAATTTCGGGCGGGATGGCCAACATCTTCGATACCGACGTCGCACTGATCACCGAGGTGCTGCGCGTCAATTTGATCGGACCGTATCTGGCGATCAAGCATGCCGCGCCGAAGATCGCGGAGCGTGGCGGCGGAGCAATCGTATTGACCGCGAGCGTGGCGGGAATTCGGTCGGGCGCCGGGTCACCGGCCTATTCGGCGTCCAAGGCCGGTGTGATCAATCTCGCGATGGTATCGGCGCAGCAGCTTGCCGGATCGAACGTGCGCGTCAATGCGATCTGCCCCGGCCTGACCGAGACGGGCATGACGAAGCCGACCTTCGATTATGCGCGGGATGCAGGCAAGATGGACAAGGTCGGGCGGCTCAACCCGCTACGCCGCGGCGCGCAGCCTGAGGAACTGGCCAACGTTGCCGCCTTCCTGGCATCCGACGAGGCCAGCTATGTCAACGGGCAGGCGATCGCGGTCGATGGCGGATTGTCGTCGAGCCATCCGGTCACGCGTCAGGAATATGGCAAGACGGCAGTGTAA
- a CDS encoding SDR family NAD(P)-dependent oxidoreductase, giving the protein MSLFDLTGQVAIITGSTKGIGKASAFEMAEHGAKVVISSRKQDACDAVAAEINTKFGEGTAIAVAANISDKAGLQHLVDETRAAFGKIDVLVCNAASNPYYGPQSGISDEQFRKILDNNIVSNHWLIAMVAPEMRERKNGSIVIVSSIGGLRGSTMIGAYCISKAADMQLARNLAHEFGPDNVRINCIAPGLIRTDFAKALWEDPERIKASNETVPLRRIGVAEEIAGAVVFLASPASAFMTGQSIVIDGGVTI; this is encoded by the coding sequence ATGTCGCTATTCGATCTGACCGGCCAGGTGGCCATCATCACCGGATCCACCAAGGGGATCGGCAAGGCGAGCGCCTTCGAGATGGCGGAGCATGGCGCGAAAGTCGTGATCAGCAGTCGCAAGCAGGATGCGTGCGACGCGGTCGCGGCGGAAATCAACACGAAATTCGGCGAAGGGACCGCGATCGCGGTGGCGGCAAACATCTCCGACAAGGCCGGCCTGCAACATCTGGTCGACGAAACGCGCGCGGCGTTCGGCAAGATCGACGTCTTGGTCTGCAACGCCGCGTCCAACCCCTATTACGGCCCGCAATCGGGGATCAGCGACGAGCAGTTCCGCAAGATTCTCGACAACAATATCGTTAGCAATCATTGGCTGATCGCGATGGTCGCGCCCGAAATGCGCGAGCGGAAGAATGGATCGATCGTCATCGTATCCTCGATCGGCGGCTTGCGCGGGTCGACGATGATCGGCGCCTATTGCATCTCCAAAGCCGCCGACATGCAGTTGGCGCGCAACCTGGCGCACGAATTCGGCCCCGACAATGTCCGCATCAACTGCATCGCCCCCGGCCTGATCCGCACCGATTTCGCCAAGGCGCTATGGGAGGATCCGGAGCGGATCAAGGCGTCGAACGAAACCGTGCCGCTGCGCCGCATCGGCGTGGCGGAGGAAATAGCCGGCGCGGTGGTGTTCCTTGCCAGCCCGGCGAGCGCGTTCATGACCGGCCAGTCGATCGTGATCGACGGCGGCGTGACGATCTGA
- a CDS encoding phosphotransferase family protein: MTIDSSPQTIAVPEKDRLDEAKLTAWMEANVEGFEGPLTYSKFAGGQSNPTFKIDAPSGQYVLRRKPFGPLLPSAHAVDREYRVIAGLYPTGFPVAKPYGLCTDQDIVGTDFYVMGFADGRNLWDGTLPDYTPDQRTGVYNAMCDTLAELHNTDHVAAGLGDYGRPGNYFERQVARWTKQYRASETEHMESVEKLIDYLGRTVPEQTRTSVVHGDFRIDNMIFHKTEPRVIALLDWELSTLGDPLADFSYFLMSWVTEPEGRSGVRGETGPETGIPTIEDMVVRYCAATGRDGVPDLNWYFSYNLFRLTGIVQGIKKRIVEGTASSAQAEKSAEGVYRLANSAWDFAMKAGA; this comes from the coding sequence ATGACGATCGATTCCTCCCCGCAGACGATCGCCGTGCCCGAGAAGGACCGGCTCGACGAGGCGAAGCTGACCGCCTGGATGGAGGCGAATGTCGAGGGGTTCGAAGGGCCGCTGACCTATTCGAAATTCGCCGGCGGGCAGTCCAACCCGACCTTCAAGATCGACGCGCCGTCCGGTCAGTATGTCCTGCGCCGCAAGCCGTTCGGCCCGTTATTGCCGTCCGCGCATGCCGTGGATCGCGAGTATCGCGTCATTGCCGGCCTGTATCCGACCGGCTTCCCGGTCGCCAAGCCGTACGGCCTGTGTACCGATCAGGATATCGTCGGCACCGATTTCTACGTCATGGGGTTCGCCGATGGTCGCAACCTGTGGGACGGGACGCTGCCGGATTATACGCCGGATCAGCGGACCGGTGTCTACAATGCGATGTGCGATACACTGGCCGAGCTGCACAATACCGATCATGTCGCGGCGGGGCTCGGCGATTACGGGCGTCCGGGTAATTATTTCGAGCGGCAGGTCGCGCGCTGGACGAAGCAATATCGTGCGTCCGAGACGGAGCATATGGAATCGGTCGAGAAGCTGATCGACTATCTCGGCCGCACGGTGCCGGAACAGACGCGGACGTCCGTCGTCCACGGCGATTTTCGTATCGACAACATGATCTTCCACAAGACCGAGCCACGCGTGATCGCGTTGCTTGACTGGGAATTGTCGACGTTGGGCGATCCGCTGGCCGATTTTTCCTATTTCCTCATGAGCTGGGTGACCGAGCCGGAGGGCCGTTCGGGCGTCAGGGGCGAGACGGGGCCGGAGACGGGTATCCCGACGATCGAGGATATGGTTGTACGCTATTGCGCGGCGACCGGGCGGGACGGGGTCCCGGACCTCAACTGGTATTTCTCGTACAATCTGTTCCGCCTGACGGGCATCGTTCAGGGCATCAAGAAACGCATCGTCGAGGGTACGGCATCCAGCGCGCAGGCCGAAAAATCGGCGGAGGGCGTGTACCGGCTCGCCAATTCGGCATGGGATTTCGCGATGAAGGCCGGGGCTTAA
- a CDS encoding Zn-dependent alcohol dehydrogenase: MKAAVLYEAKTDLVIEDIAVSDPGPREVLIRTVACGVCRSDLHFIDGAFPHPVPTVPGHEAAGIVEAVGSDVAHLKVGDHVITFFTVFCGSCEMCITGRPSLCVDPSTRRAKDAPPRLSLKDGTPLAPFLNLSAYAEMMLVHENACVAISKEMPLDRAALLGCAVITGAGAIFNDSRLRPGETVAVIGCGGIGLAAINAAKIAGAGAIIAIDPVADKLDLAKKLGATHGLDASDPDLTKKVIAMTEGGVNYAIEAVGRPNTAELAWNILRRGGTATILGMIAPGGSVSIAGPTFLTGKKLQGSLLGSTRFPIDMPRLVEMYLDGRLDLDTMVAERIRLDDVNAAMAKLRTGDTVRSVIEFA, encoded by the coding sequence GTGAAAGCAGCGGTCCTTTACGAAGCGAAGACCGATCTCGTGATCGAGGATATCGCGGTGTCCGATCCCGGCCCGCGCGAGGTGCTCATCCGCACCGTCGCGTGCGGCGTATGCCGGTCGGACTTGCACTTCATCGACGGGGCCTTCCCGCACCCGGTGCCGACAGTGCCGGGGCACGAGGCGGCGGGGATCGTCGAGGCGGTCGGATCCGATGTCGCGCACCTGAAAGTTGGCGATCACGTCATCACCTTCTTCACTGTCTTTTGCGGTTCCTGCGAAATGTGCATCACCGGCCGCCCCAGCCTGTGTGTCGATCCCTCCACCCGCCGTGCAAAGGATGCGCCACCGCGGCTTAGCCTGAAGGACGGAACGCCACTGGCGCCGTTCCTCAACCTGTCGGCCTATGCCGAGATGATGCTGGTGCATGAAAATGCCTGCGTCGCTATCTCGAAAGAGATGCCGCTGGACCGGGCGGCGTTGCTTGGCTGCGCGGTGATCACAGGGGCCGGCGCGATCTTTAACGACAGCCGGTTGCGCCCCGGCGAAACCGTCGCGGTGATTGGCTGCGGCGGCATCGGGCTTGCGGCGATCAATGCGGCGAAGATTGCCGGCGCGGGTGCGATCATCGCGATCGACCCGGTGGCGGACAAGCTTGATCTCGCGAAGAAGCTTGGCGCGACGCACGGGCTGGACGCGTCGGACCCCGATCTGACCAAGAAAGTCATCGCGATGACCGAAGGCGGGGTGAATTACGCGATCGAGGCGGTCGGTCGGCCCAACACCGCCGAACTCGCCTGGAACATCCTCCGTCGCGGCGGCACGGCGACGATCCTCGGCATGATCGCGCCGGGGGGATCGGTGAGCATCGCCGGTCCAACCTTCCTGACGGGCAAGAAGCTCCAAGGCTCGCTGCTCGGCTCGACGCGTTTCCCGATCGACATGCCACGTCTGGTCGAGATGTATCTCGATGGTCGGCTGGACCTGGATACGATGGTCGCTGAGCGTATCAGGCTGGATGACGTCAATGCGGCGATGGCCAAACTGCGTACCGGCGATACGGTTCGCTCGGTGATCGAGTTCGCGTGA
- a CDS encoding acyl-CoA dehydrogenase family protein — translation MDFTLSERESYFRDRVRDFIDQNIRPRQHEYEEQSHTGERWKVIQVIEDMKLKAKEAGLWNFFMPPHSGQTHVDDTFEFEGTQLTNLEYALCAEEMGRVGWASEVFNCSAPDTGNMEVFHRYGTREQKERWLRPLMNGEIRSAFLMTEPAVASSDATNIETRMVRDGDHYVINGTKWWSSGVGDPRCAIAIVMGKTNTEGSRHSQQSQILVPMDTPGVTIKRMLSVYGYDHAPHGHGEVVLENVRVPVENVLLGEGRGFEIAQGRLGPGRIHHCMRTIGTAEEAIEAMAKRLLTRVVFGKRIADHSVWEERIARARIDIEMTRLLCLKAADMMDRAGNKSAQQEIAMIKVQAPSMALKIIDDAIQAHGGGGVSGDFRLAHDWAAMRTLRFADGPDEVHNRAIARNEFGKYAELPAAVAAKDAVRR, via the coding sequence ATGGACTTCACGCTGAGCGAGAGAGAATCGTACTTCCGGGATCGCGTTCGCGATTTCATCGATCAGAATATCCGTCCCCGCCAGCACGAATATGAAGAGCAGTCGCACACCGGCGAACGCTGGAAAGTGATCCAGGTGATCGAGGACATGAAGCTCAAGGCAAAGGAGGCTGGGCTGTGGAATTTCTTCATGCCGCCGCATTCCGGCCAGACGCATGTTGACGACACGTTCGAGTTCGAAGGCACGCAGCTCACCAATCTCGAATACGCCTTGTGCGCCGAGGAAATGGGCCGCGTCGGCTGGGCGTCGGAAGTGTTCAATTGCTCGGCGCCGGACACGGGCAATATGGAAGTGTTCCATCGCTACGGCACGCGCGAGCAGAAGGAGCGCTGGCTCCGTCCGCTGATGAACGGTGAGATCCGCTCCGCCTTCCTGATGACCGAGCCCGCGGTGGCGTCGTCGGATGCGACCAATATCGAGACGCGGATGGTGCGCGATGGCGACCATTACGTGATCAACGGCACGAAATGGTGGTCGTCGGGCGTGGGCGATCCGCGCTGCGCGATCGCCATCGTGATGGGCAAGACGAACACGGAAGGCTCGCGCCACAGTCAGCAGAGCCAGATCCTCGTCCCGATGGATACGCCGGGCGTGACGATCAAGCGCATGCTGTCGGTCTATGGCTATGATCATGCGCCGCACGGGCATGGCGAAGTCGTGCTGGAGAACGTCCGCGTTCCGGTCGAGAACGTGTTGCTCGGCGAAGGACGCGGGTTCGAAATCGCTCAGGGGCGTCTCGGGCCGGGCCGTATCCATCACTGCATGCGCACGATCGGCACCGCGGAGGAAGCGATCGAGGCGATGGCCAAGCGCCTCCTGACCCGCGTCGTCTTCGGCAAGCGCATCGCCGACCATTCGGTATGGGAGGAGCGGATCGCCCGCGCCCGCATCGATATCGAGATGACGCGTCTTCTCTGCCTGAAGGCTGCCGACATGATGGATCGTGCCGGCAACAAGAGCGCGCAGCAGGAAATCGCGATGATCAAGGTGCAGGCGCCGAGCATGGCGTTGAAGATCATCGACGATGCGATCCAGGCGCATGGCGGCGGCGGCGTATCGGGCGACTTCCGCCTGGCGCACGACTGGGCGGCGATGCGCACGCTGCGCTTCGCGGACGGCCCGGACGAGGTCCACAACCGTGCGATCGCCCGCAACGAGTTCGGTAAATATGCCGAGCTGCCGGCGGCGGTCGCGGCCAAGGATGCGGTCCGCCGGTAA
- a CDS encoding TetR/AcrR family transcriptional regulator: MEPNKANLIDEEGGTKRFRAKRDAILAAAAQAINEQSAKGMTFADVARRVGLNTTSVTYYFKRKEDLATACFENTLERLQAMLDEALKEATPQARVAKYLSINMQRLGAIQKGEATAFAVLSDLRAMEEPALSQLMAGWRDVFRKTRTLWGPARTRAETDLRGARAHVLLENTFWLPIWLTRYEPDQFDRIEARLMEVFEHGIAAPGENWAPDLIDLDHGTSEPGRAAFLLAATRLINQLGYRGASVQRIASELNVTKGSFYHHLDAKDDLVIACYKRSFDTIADAQHLADERGGSQWHRLSSIIATLLDVQFSERGPLLRTTALSGLPGGVRNTMIDRSNRIARRYAGTMSDGIAEGSIRPVDALVAAQALMALQNAAFDMRKWASTMPRDRAVAFYASTLAFGLFDDRVLDL, from the coding sequence ATGGAGCCGAACAAAGCGAATTTGATCGACGAGGAAGGCGGCACGAAGCGGTTTCGCGCGAAGCGCGACGCCATCCTGGCGGCCGCCGCACAAGCGATCAACGAACAGAGTGCGAAAGGCATGACCTTCGCAGATGTCGCGCGCCGCGTCGGGCTGAACACGACCAGCGTGACCTATTACTTCAAGCGCAAGGAAGATCTTGCGACCGCCTGTTTCGAAAATACGCTCGAACGGCTGCAGGCGATGCTGGACGAGGCGCTGAAGGAAGCCACGCCGCAGGCGCGCGTCGCGAAATATCTGTCGATCAACATGCAGCGGCTTGGCGCGATCCAGAAGGGCGAGGCCACCGCCTTCGCCGTCCTGTCCGATCTGCGCGCGATGGAGGAGCCTGCGCTCAGCCAGTTGATGGCCGGGTGGCGCGACGTGTTCCGCAAGACGCGGACGCTGTGGGGCCCCGCCCGCACCCGCGCCGAAACCGACCTGCGCGGCGCGCGCGCGCACGTGCTGCTGGAAAATACGTTTTGGTTGCCGATCTGGCTGACGCGGTACGAACCCGATCAGTTCGACCGGATCGAGGCGCGGCTGATGGAGGTGTTCGAACACGGCATCGCCGCGCCGGGCGAGAATTGGGCCCCCGACCTGATCGATCTCGACCACGGCACGTCTGAGCCGGGGCGCGCCGCGTTCCTGCTCGCCGCCACGCGCCTGATCAACCAGCTCGGCTATCGCGGCGCATCGGTGCAGCGGATCGCATCCGAACTGAACGTGACGAAGGGCAGCTTCTACCACCATCTGGATGCCAAGGACGATCTGGTCATCGCCTGCTATAAACGCAGTTTCGACACGATCGCCGACGCCCAGCATCTGGCGGACGAACGTGGCGGCAGCCAGTGGCATCGCCTGTCCAGCATCATCGCGACATTGCTCGACGTCCAGTTTTCCGAACGCGGCCCGTTGCTGCGCACCACCGCTTTGTCCGGCCTGCCCGGCGGCGTGCGCAATACGATGATCGATCGATCGAACCGCATCGCGCGCCGCTATGCCGGCACGATGAGCGACGGAATTGCGGAGGGGTCGATCCGGCCAGTCGATGCGTTGGTAGCCGCACAGGCGTTGATGGCGCTTCAGAATGCCGCGTTCGACATGCGAAAATGGGCCAGCACCATGCCGCGCGATCGGGCCGTCGCCTTCTACGCCTCGACGCTCGCATTCGGCCTGTTCGACGACCGGGTGCTGGACCTTTGA
- a CDS encoding acyl-CoA dehydrogenase translates to MSGMGQFDWADPFLLDDQLDDDERMIRDTARAYAQEKLAPRIIDAFANEVTDVSIFREMGELGLLGPTVPEQYGGVGASYVAYGLVAREVERIDSGYRSMMSVQSSLVMYPIYAYGSEAQKMKYLPKLASGEYIGCFGLTEPDAGSDPGGMTTRAKKTANGYVISGAKTWISNAPIADVFVVWAKSDEHGGGIRGFILEKGMKGLATPKIEGKLSLRASITGMIMMDEVEVGDDALLPDVQGLKGPFGCLNRARYGISWGSLGAAEFCMHAARQYGLDRKQFGKSLAANQLYQKKLADMQTEIALGLQASLRVGRLMDEGRFAPEMISIVKRNNVGKALDIARMSRDMHGGNGISGEYQIMRHMMNLETVNTYEGAHDVHALILGRAITGIAAF, encoded by the coding sequence ATGAGCGGCATGGGCCAATTCGACTGGGCTGATCCCTTCCTGCTGGACGACCAGCTGGACGACGACGAACGCATGATCCGCGATACGGCGCGCGCCTATGCGCAGGAAAAGCTTGCGCCGCGCATCATCGACGCCTTCGCGAACGAGGTCACCGACGTGTCGATCTTCCGCGAGATGGGGGAACTCGGCCTGCTCGGCCCGACGGTGCCCGAACAATATGGCGGGGTCGGCGCCAGCTATGTCGCCTACGGCCTGGTCGCGCGCGAGGTGGAGCGGATCGATTCCGGGTATCGCTCGATGATGAGCGTGCAATCCAGCCTCGTGATGTACCCGATCTACGCTTACGGTTCCGAAGCGCAGAAGATGAAGTATCTGCCGAAGCTCGCATCGGGCGAATATATCGGGTGTTTCGGGCTGACCGAGCCGGATGCCGGATCGGATCCGGGCGGGATGACGACGCGCGCGAAGAAGACCGCGAACGGATATGTCATTTCCGGCGCCAAGACGTGGATCAGCAATGCGCCGATTGCCGACGTCTTCGTCGTGTGGGCAAAGAGCGACGAGCATGGCGGCGGCATTCGCGGCTTCATCCTCGAAAAGGGCATGAAGGGTCTTGCGACGCCGAAGATCGAGGGCAAGCTGTCGTTGCGCGCCTCGATCACCGGCATGATCATGATGGACGAGGTCGAGGTCGGCGACGATGCGCTGCTGCCCGACGTGCAGGGCCTGAAGGGTCCGTTCGGCTGTCTTAATCGCGCGCGTTACGGCATTTCCTGGGGCAGTCTGGGCGCGGCGGAATTCTGCATGCACGCGGCCCGGCAATATGGGCTAGACCGCAAGCAGTTCGGCAAGTCGCTCGCCGCGAACCAGCTGTACCAGAAGAAGCTGGCCGACATGCAGACCGAGATCGCGCTCGGTCTGCAGGCAAGCCTGCGCGTCGGTCGGCTGATGGACGAGGGCCGGTTCGCGCCCGAGATGATCTCGATCGTGAAGCGCAACAATGTCGGCAAGGCGCTGGATATCGCCCGGATGTCGCGCGACATGCATGGCGGCAACGGCATCAGCGGCGAATATCAGATCATGCGCCACATGATGAACCTTGAAACCGTGAACACCTATGAAGGCGCGCACGACGTCCACGCTCTTATCCTGGGTCGCGCGATCACCGGGATCGCTGCGTTCTGA
- a CDS encoding GNAT family N-acetyltransferase: MPDLQPTLIGETVELRPTVSGDWTALFAVASDPGIWAIHPAHDRWQEPVFRRYFDDALASGGGLTIRHRATGRVIGASRYRIDPDNPQACEIGWTFLARDHWGAGTNREMKALMIRHILQWFDVATFHVGETNIRSRRAMEKIGGVLSDRTSTAVLADGPVVHVIYDIGRDAEIARA, from the coding sequence ATGCCGGACCTGCAACCGACACTGATCGGCGAGACGGTCGAGTTGCGCCCAACCGTATCCGGGGATTGGACGGCGTTGTTCGCCGTCGCCTCGGATCCGGGAATTTGGGCGATACATCCGGCGCACGATCGCTGGCAGGAACCCGTGTTCCGCCGCTATTTCGACGATGCGCTGGCGAGCGGCGGCGGCTTGACGATCCGGCACCGCGCGACCGGGCGGGTCATCGGCGCGAGCCGGTACCGCATCGATCCCGACAACCCGCAAGCATGCGAGATCGGCTGGACGTTTCTCGCCCGTGATCATTGGGGCGCAGGCACCAATCGCGAGATGAAAGCGCTGATGATCCGCCACATCCTGCAATGGTTCGATGTCGCCACGTTCCATGTCGGCGAAACGAATATCAGGTCACGGCGAGCGATGGAAAAGATCGGCGGCGTGTTGAGCGATCGGACATCCACCGCCGTCCTCGCCGACGGGCCCGTCGTCCATGTCATCTACGACATCGGCCGTGACGCGGAGATTGCGCGCGCATGA
- a CDS encoding CaiB/BaiF CoA transferase family protein, translated as MKPLAGIRVVELARILAGPWCGQLLADLGADVIKIERPGAGDDTRHWGPPFMHGPDGENLDAAYYHSTNRGKTNRAIDIATPEGQSEIRALVADADVVIENYKVGGLVKYGLDHASLSAINSRLITCSITGFGQTGPYAHRAGYDFIIQGMGGIMSLTGEPDGAPQKSGIAYADIFTGVYSAVAILAALRTRDRDGIGAHIDMALLDTQVAVLANQALNWMASGKVPHRMGNGHANLAPYQGFAASDGDLIIAVGNDGQFRKLCTVLDLPLADDARFATNPARVENRAEMIPILSTAIATWRKADLAWALEEAGVPAGPINRVDEVFADAQVVARGLAIDNAGIPGVASPIVIDGVRMVSDKASPPRP; from the coding sequence ATGAAGCCGCTCGCCGGGATCCGCGTCGTCGAGCTGGCACGCATTCTTGCCGGGCCGTGGTGCGGGCAGTTGCTCGCCGATCTCGGGGCGGATGTGATCAAGATCGAGCGTCCCGGTGCGGGCGACGATACGCGGCACTGGGGCCCGCCGTTCATGCACGGGCCGGACGGCGAGAACCTCGACGCGGCCTATTACCACTCCACCAACCGCGGCAAGACCAACCGTGCGATCGACATTGCCACGCCGGAGGGCCAGTCCGAGATCCGCGCGCTGGTGGCGGATGCGGATGTCGTGATCGAGAATTACAAGGTCGGCGGGCTGGTCAAATACGGTCTCGACCATGCCAGCCTGTCCGCGATCAACTCGCGGCTGATCACCTGTTCCATCACCGGGTTCGGGCAGACCGGCCCCTATGCGCACCGGGCGGGATACGATTTCATCATCCAGGGGATGGGCGGGATCATGTCGCTGACTGGCGAGCCGGACGGCGCGCCGCAGAAGTCGGGCATTGCCTATGCCGATATCTTCACCGGCGTCTATTCCGCGGTCGCGATCCTCGCCGCGTTGCGCACGCGCGACCGGGACGGGATTGGCGCGCATATCGACATGGCGTTGCTCGACACGCAGGTCGCGGTGCTCGCCAACCAGGCGCTCAACTGGATGGCATCGGGCAAGGTGCCGCACCGGATGGGGAACGGCCACGCCAACCTCGCGCCCTATCAGGGGTTCGCGGCGTCGGATGGCGACCTGATCATCGCGGTCGGGAATGACGGGCAGTTCCGCAAACTGTGTACCGTGCTCGACCTGCCGTTAGCGGACGATGCGCGCTTCGCCACCAACCCGGCGCGCGTCGAGAACCGCGCCGAGATGATCCCGATCCTGTCCACCGCGATCGCGACGTGGCGCAAGGCGGATCTTGCCTGGGCGCTGGAGGAAGCGGGCGTGCCCGCCGGCCCGATCAACCGAGTCGACGAAGTGTTTGCCGATGCGCAGGTCGTCGCGCGCGGGCTTGCGATCGACAATGCGGGCATTCCCGGCGTCGCTTCCCCGATCGTGATCGACGGCGTACGCATGGTATCCGACAAGGCCAGCCCGCCGCGGCCCTGA